The sequence GGTTTTGCCGCGAATTTCCACATCTAAGGATTGACCGATTTTGGATAATTTTGTAGGAACATAGGCCATTGAAATAGCTTTTCCTAAAGTTGGAGATAAAGTTCCACTGGTAATTTCTCCGACTTTTTCTCCATTGCATAAAACCGGATATCCGTGACGGGCAATATATCGTCCTTGCATTTCTAACCCGACTAATTTTTGCTTGACTCCGGCTGTTTTTTGTTGTTCTAATGCTCGACGACCAATAAATTTTCCTTTGGTTTCCCAATGAATAATCCAGCCTAAACCTGCTTCTAAAGGAGTTGTGGTTAAATCAATATCTTGCCCATATAATGCCATTGCCGCTTCTAAACGCAGGGTATCTCTTGCCCCTAAACCGCAAGGCATTACCCCGGCTGTAGCTAAATTTTGCCATAATTCCACACCCATAGCCGGATCAACCATAATTTCAAATCCATCTTCTCCGGTGTATCCTGTGCGGGCAATAAAGGCAGGTTGTCCTAAGATTGTTGTAGTAATATGACCAAAAAATTTAACGTCAGAAAGATTATCGTTAACAAAGGGTTGTAATACTGCTTCTGCTTGTGGCCCCTGAACCGCTAATAAAACTTGATCTCTGGATAAATCCTCTAATGTTACCCCGTGATCCTCAATATGAGCGCTAATCCAAGCTTTATCCCGTGAGCGAGTTGCTGCATTCACAATCATTAACCCTTGGGGTTGGTTGGTGATCGGATCAATACCTTGGTTATAAAAAATAATATCGTCTAATATTCCTCCCTGAACATTTAACAAAGCACTATATTGGGCTTCACCCGGTTGTAAACGGCTTAAATCTGATGGCACAAGGGACTGTAACGCCTCAATCAAATGTTCTCCTCGCAGAATAAATTTACCCATGTGGGAAATATCGAACATTCCTACAGTTTGTCGGACGGCTTCATGTTCTCGGTTAATTCCTGTAAACTGAACCGCCATTTCCCAACCGGCGAAAGGTACCATGCGGCCATTGAGTTCAACGGAGACGTTATACAGGGGAGTACGAGAAAGGGTCATTGTCATATTGGTGTTGACTGTTAGCTGTTGACTGTGTACAGACGTACCAAAAGCCTTACGGCAATAGCCTTACGGCATGAACCGGCTTCGCCAAGGCACGTCTCTACTGACTGTTGACTGTTGATAGGGTTTTAGGTCAATCGTTGAATTACTCCTGTTTGATCATAATACTGTTAAAACCGATTGTTGAATAACCCCATGCCAACGGTCAACACTGCGATACTTCAGCGTGAGCTCAGTGCAAAGCGGTCAACCTTCAGCAACTGATATTAGAATAGTTAGAACCGCTCTTATGTTGTTTTACGGGACTTATTCATGTCAGTATTGGCAGCGATCGCAGTTCTTGCAGTGTTAATTGTCGTTCATGAATTGGGGCATTTTTTAGCCGCTCGTTTCCAAAATATTCATGTTAATCGGTTTTCTATTGGTTTTGGCCCGATATTGTGGAAATATCAAGGCCCAGAAACCGAATACGCTATTCGAGGTCTTCCATTAGGAGGATATGTAGGATTTCCTGATGAAGATCCTGAGAGTACCATTCCTAAAAATGACCCCAATTTACTGAGTAATCGTCCCGTTTTAGATCGGGCAATTGTGATTAGTGCGGGGGTGATTGCTAATTTAATTTTTGCCTATTTTCTATTAGTCACTCAAATTGGGATTATTGGGGTTCCCAGTTTTAATTATGAACCGGGGGTGAAAGTTGCCGAAGTCGCTCAAGATGTGAACTCGGCGGCTAACCGAGCCGGAATTGAATCGAAAGATATTATTTTGGCTGTAGACGGTCAGGATTTAGGAGCTTCGGAAACTTCCATTAAAACCTTAATTAATGTGATTCAAAATAATCCGAATCAACCCTTATCTATGGAGATTAAACGACAGGATCAACTTGTATCCGTCAAAGTCGTTCCTGAACCGGGAAATGATGGGAAAGGTCGCATTGGAGTCCAGTTAACGTCTAATGGAACTGTCGTTCGTCATCGGGCTGCAAACCCCATTCAGGCGTTTACCGAAGGAGCAACGGAATTTCAACGGATTATTAATTTAACCGTATCCGGTTTTGGTCAACTGATTAGTAACTTTAGTGAAACCGCAGAACAGTTATCTGGCCCTGTAGGAATTGTGGCAATTGGGGCTGATATTGCCCGTTCAGATGCGGGAAATTTGTTTCAATTTGCAGCTTTAATTAGTATTAACTTGGCGTTCATTAATATTCTCCCCCTTCCGGCTTTAGATGGGGGTCAATTAGCATTTTTATTAATTGAAGCGTTGCGCGGGAAACCCTTACCCGATAAAGTCCAAGAAAGTGTGATGCAAACCGGGTTAATGCTGTTATTAGGATTAGGGGTTTTCTTGATTATTCGAGATACCGTTAATTTAGCCGATTTAAGTTGGGTGCGATCGCTCTTTCCCCAGTAAACAATCAATATGGTAACTCAGAAAAAGCGGGGAACAAAACAACGGGCTTTAGAAATTTTATTGCGACTCAAACGCCTTTATCCTGATGCAACTTGTAGTTTAAATTATCAAACTCCAGTGCAATTATTAGTGGCAACAATTCTGTCAGCCCAATGTACAGATGAACGAGTCAATCAAGTGACTCCAGCCTTATTTGCTCGATTTCCTGACGCCGAAAGTTTAGGGAAAGCCGACCTGACAGAACTGGAAACCTTAGTCCGGTCAACGGGGTTCTATCGCAATAAAGCTCGCCATATTAAAGCAGCTTGTCAACTCATCGCCGAAAAATACGGGGGACAACCTCCAAAACTGATGGAACAGTTGTTAGAACTCCCTGGAGTGGCTCGGAAAACGGCTAATGTGGTGTTAGGTCATGGCTATGGGATTAATATGGGGGTCACGGTGGATACCCATGTCAAACGCCTGAGTCAACGGTTAGGACTGACAACCCAGACTGACCCCATTCGGATAGAACGGGATTTGATGGAGTTGATTCCCCAAGAAGACTGGGAAAATTGGTCAATTCGCTTAATTTATCATGGTCGCGCTATCTGTACAGCCAGGAGTCCAGCGTGTTATAATTGTGAATTGTCTGATTTATGCCCATCTGTTCAAGGGGCAACCGTCCCCAACGCAGAAAAACGTCTAGGCTAAAGCATAAATAATCATTTAGGAGGAAGACAGCCTTAATATGGCTAAGAAAAGCATGATTGAGCGCGATAAAAAGCGCAAAAAATTAGTAGAGAAATATGCTGAAAAACGCGCTGAACTAAAAGAACAGTTTGAGCAAGCAGAGTCTCAACTGGAAAAAATGGAAATTCACCGCAAAATTCAACAATTACCTCGCAATAGTTCTAAAACCCGGGTGCGTAACCGTTGCTGGTTAACCGGACGCCCCAGAGGCTATTATCGGGATTTCGGATTATCTCGCAACGTCATCCGCGAAATGGCGCACCAAGGGTTATTACCGGGCGTTGTCAAGTCCAGTTGGTAACAGACTATTCCTCATCCGTTTTTGGGGCGGGGTTTTCTCGCCCTGATAACGGTTGGTGTACGAATCGTTCCCGTCCACAGCAGCGCTCAATGCCTAAACTATCTAATAACAAATCACTAACGGCATTGGCAATTGCAAATTCCCCAAAAAAGCTTTTTGAAAAATCAAAAGATTCCATTTCGGTAACAATCGCAATCACTAAAGACCCGACATCATTTTCCCCTTCCATGCGTTGACGAATATAAATTTTAGCGGCGCGTTCTGCTATGGTTTCATTGACGGCTTCGGGGATAAATTGTTCATCTAACCAAGTGTGTAAGGTTTGTTTTAACCATTCTCCTTCCTGTTGGAGATTTTCACTAGGGGGTAAGGTAATTGGGGTAATCGGTTCATTCATATAGGCTTGAAAGTTGATAGTTGACAGTTGACGATAAAATTGAAGGATTCTAGTCTTGAACCAGGGTGATAATAGGAGAGTCTTTTCCGGTGTATTCTTCAGAAATTTTAGTTTTCACTAATTCAGCAAATAGTCGATTAATGGCAGACTCTATAGAATTCGCTTCTCGTTTAAAACAAACTTGAAAGCTTTTGGCTTTATCATAAGTTTTCGTTTCTTTTCTATAGGTTTTTTGAGTTTTGGCTTCGACAAAGACAGAAGGATTTGGACGTTTATACCAATATAATTGATAAGAATAGGTGGAATCATTTCCTTTAAATTTAAGAATATCTTCCCCATGTCCGGGAATACTGAGATAGTAAAATTCCCCCCGTTGATAGATTTGCAGATAGCCCCAAGTTTTCTCCGTTTTGTTGAGGAGTTTTGTTAAGGTACTTTCCAACATAAAGGATGAATTAAGATTTAGCATAGATGAGGTAATAGCCGTTAATATCGTATTCAAATCATAGCAAAGTTTGTCACCTATGCAATATGATGTTAGCGCCATTATCCAAGGGTATGCACAAGGATACTTTTTGATGGCAAATGATGGGGAAGATAGCCTGGGATGGTATTCTAGTCGAGAACGGGCGCTGATTCCCCTGAATGAACAATTTCGTTATCCGCGTTCTTTGCAACGGGTTTTGAATCAAAATCGGTTTACGGTTGCGATTAATCAAGATTTTAACGCTGTTGTGGAAGGGTGCGCTAATCGGGAAGAAACGTGGATATCCTCGGAATTAAAGCAAATTTATCACGCCTTAAATAAAGCCGGGTTTGCCTATAGTTTTGAAACGTGGAAAGAAGGTGAGTTAGCCGGAGGAATATTAGGTATTGTGATTGGGGGAGCGTTTATTGGAGAATCGATGTTTTTTAATATTCCTGATGGTTCTAAGGTGGCAATGGTTAAATTAGTAGAACGATTAATTGAAAGAAAATTTATTCTCTTTGATGCTCAAATGAATAATCCCCATTTAGAACGATTTGGCTCTTATATTATAAAAAATCAAGATTATAAAAAACTTCTCAAAAAAGCCATTATTCAACCTTGTTCTTTTTAGGCTCAGTTGATATGCTAATCGTTTTAGCCGTTGTCCTAGCAATCTGTACTGAGGTCGTAATCATTTAAAACCTCTGCTGAAACTGGCAAAAGTATGAATCCGCTTCCTGGATAGGGAGAATGTTAAGGAAGATACCCAGGAAATAATATGATTATTTTAGATAATTCATGGGTGTGTGTCGTCATAGCGTCGTTTGAATCCAATTTTTTTACGGATAGGAGGCAAAGTCCCAAGAATGTAAAACTGTGAAGATCTAGCTATAAAGGGTTGAGAGTTGTCTAATCAGAGGAGAAGGAAGGCACTTTGGTTTTATCACGGGCGAAACAGTTTTGGAATTTTGGACAAACGGTATTAGGGATTATTTTTCGTCATCCTGTCCCTGGAACCAGTATTATTCCCATTTTGCCTAATGGCCAAATTGTTTTGGTGCGACGTCGAGATAATGGCAAATGGGCTTTACCGGGAGGCATGGTAGACTGGGGCGAAGAAATCTCAACTACAATTCAACGGGAATTGGCTGAAGAAACTGGGTTAGAATTAGTGAAAATTCGACGTTTAGTGGGTGTATATTCGTCGCCAGATCGAGATCCTCGAATTCATTCTATCTGTGTGGTTGTGGAAGCGGATGTTCAAGGAAACTGTCAAGTTCAGGACATCCATGAAATTACGGAGGTTAAAGCCTTTGATGTCACATCCCTCCCCACGGATTTCAGTCATGACTGTGAACGTCATCTTCAGGACTATTTAAACGGTCTGACGACGTTAGCTTAAGGTTTGTCCACTGTATTAATAATTAGGATGTATCAATTATTCCATCATTTCCGGGTTCAAATTCCCCAAGGCCAGATTTTTTGGCGTGAAGCAGGCTATGGCCCTACGATTATTTTTCTGCATGGGTCTTGGGCTGATAGTAGTCAATGGATTCCGTTAATGCAGCATTTAAGTGTTGAATATCATTGTGTTGCACCGGATGTTTTGGGATGCGGAGAATCTCGATCTTTTACGAAAATTCACCCTTCTATTAGTTTGGAAGTGGAGTGTTTAGCCGAACAAATTAAATCCCTGAAACTGAAGGAATTTTGTTTAGTGGGTCACGGTTTGGGCGGATGGATTGCCACTCGTTATGCTTTAGAATATCCCGATGCTGTCAAAGGCTTAGTGGTGATTGCCCCGGAGGGAGTGGAATTTCCCAACTATAAAAAAGAATGGGGACGAATCCGACAATTAGCGGCTAATTTTTCCCCCTTGGTTTGGTTTTTGAAACTGATTTATCCCTTAGCGTGTCTATTTGGAAAAGGAAAAAAAATTAAGGCTGAGTTAAACCAACGCCAGATGATGTTGCAGTGGCCCGTTGCGAATAAATTGTTATATCAGCGTCGGTGGGCGGAAATTCACGGGGAAATGCTGAATCAACGTCTCCATGAGTTGAGGTTGCCGACTTTGGTTTTACAAGGAAATGAAGATACTGCCATTGCTGATCAACACAGTAAAACCTATTCCGAAATTACACCGATGGCTCAATGTCAAATTATTGAGGGCGGACAACCGAATTTACCCGTACAAATGCCAGAAGTGATTGCTCAATCGATTAGAACGTTTATTACCACCCATGTTCAGTTTTCAGAGCCGCCATCCCCCGAAATATTAGATGAGGATCAACCAAAAGATGAGTCTTCCTATCAGGAAACTGCTTGGTAAAGTAACGGTGTAAGCGGGTGCGATCCCCTCCTGTGAGAATAACAGCACTATTAGGATATTCTGTTTGCCATGCTTTGATAAAATCGTGCATTCCCGCCAATAGCGTATAAATAATTCCACTCTGAATGGCTTCTGGGGTGTCGGTTGCCCAGCGTTGGGGTAGATTTTGGGAA comes from Planktothrix sp. FACHB-1365 and encodes:
- a CDS encoding alpha/beta fold hydrolase gives rise to the protein MYQLFHHFRVQIPQGQIFWREAGYGPTIIFLHGSWADSSQWIPLMQHLSVEYHCVAPDVLGCGESRSFTKIHPSISLEVECLAEQIKSLKLKEFCLVGHGLGGWIATRYALEYPDAVKGLVVIAPEGVEFPNYKKEWGRIRQLAANFSPLVWFLKLIYPLACLFGKGKKIKAELNQRQMMLQWPVANKLLYQRRWAEIHGEMLNQRLHELRLPTLVLQGNEDTAIADQHSKTYSEITPMAQCQIIEGGQPNLPVQMPEVIAQSIRTFITTHVQFSEPPSPEILDEDQPKDESSYQETAW
- the gcvT gene encoding glycine cleavage system aminomethyltransferase GcvT, which gives rise to MTMTLSRTPLYNVSVELNGRMVPFAGWEMAVQFTGINREHEAVRQTVGMFDISHMGKFILRGEHLIEALQSLVPSDLSRLQPGEAQYSALLNVQGGILDDIIFYNQGIDPITNQPQGLMIVNAATRSRDKAWISAHIEDHGVTLEDLSRDQVLLAVQGPQAEAVLQPFVNDNLSDVKFFGHITTTILGQPAFIARTGYTGEDGFEIMVDPAMGVELWQNLATAGVMPCGLGARDTLRLEAAMALYGQDIDLTTTPLEAGLGWIIHWETKGKFIGRRALEQQKTAGVKQKLVGLEMQGRYIARHGYPVLCNGEKVGEITSGTLSPTLGKAISMAYVPTKLSKIGQSLDVEIRGKTYPAVVVKRPFYRSPHRLKK
- the rseP gene encoding RIP metalloprotease RseP; the encoded protein is MSVLAAIAVLAVLIVVHELGHFLAARFQNIHVNRFSIGFGPILWKYQGPETEYAIRGLPLGGYVGFPDEDPESTIPKNDPNLLSNRPVLDRAIVISAGVIANLIFAYFLLVTQIGIIGVPSFNYEPGVKVAEVAQDVNSAANRAGIESKDIILAVDGQDLGASETSIKTLINVIQNNPNQPLSMEIKRQDQLVSVKVVPEPGNDGKGRIGVQLTSNGTVVRHRAANPIQAFTEGATEFQRIINLTVSGFGQLISNFSETAEQLSGPVGIVAIGADIARSDAGNLFQFAALISINLAFINILPLPALDGGQLAFLLIEALRGKPLPDKVQESVMQTGLMLLLGLGVFLIIRDTVNLADLSWVRSLFPQ
- the aat gene encoding leucyl/phenylalanyl-tRNA--protein transferase, with the protein product MQYDVSAIIQGYAQGYFLMANDGEDSLGWYSSRERALIPLNEQFRYPRSLQRVLNQNRFTVAINQDFNAVVEGCANREETWISSELKQIYHALNKAGFAYSFETWKEGELAGGILGIVIGGAFIGESMFFNIPDGSKVAMVKLVERLIERKFILFDAQMNNPHLERFGSYIIKNQDYKKLLKKAIIQPCSF
- the rpsN gene encoding 30S ribosomal protein S14 — translated: MAKKSMIERDKKRKKLVEKYAEKRAELKEQFEQAESQLEKMEIHRKIQQLPRNSSKTRVRNRCWLTGRPRGYYRDFGLSRNVIREMAHQGLLPGVVKSSW
- a CDS encoding NUDIX domain-containing protein; this encodes MVLSRAKQFWNFGQTVLGIIFRHPVPGTSIIPILPNGQIVLVRRRDNGKWALPGGMVDWGEEISTTIQRELAEETGLELVKIRRLVGVYSSPDRDPRIHSICVVVEADVQGNCQVQDIHEITEVKAFDVTSLPTDFSHDCERHLQDYLNGLTTLA
- the nth gene encoding endonuclease III, yielding MVTQKKRGTKQRALEILLRLKRLYPDATCSLNYQTPVQLLVATILSAQCTDERVNQVTPALFARFPDAESLGKADLTELETLVRSTGFYRNKARHIKAACQLIAEKYGGQPPKLMEQLLELPGVARKTANVVLGHGYGINMGVTVDTHVKRLSQRLGLTTQTDPIRIERDLMELIPQEDWENWSIRLIYHGRAICTARSPACYNCELSDLCPSVQGATVPNAEKRLG